In the Candidatus Komeilibacteria bacterium CG_4_10_14_0_2_um_filter_37_10 genome, one interval contains:
- a CDS encoding transcription elongation factor GreA: MTTDKILTPEGLRKLNSELDERKKKRPFLSDKISQARDLGDLSENAEYHQAREEQAYNEGRILEIELLKKEATIVTKSNESIVGIGSKIQISNGIKESIYSIVGAT; this comes from the coding sequence ATGACCACCGATAAAATATTAACTCCCGAGGGCTTAAGGAAATTAAATAGCGAATTGGACGAACGCAAAAAAAAGCGTCCTTTTTTGTCAGATAAAATCTCGCAAGCCAGAGACCTTGGTGATTTATCGGAAAACGCCGAGTATCATCAAGCTCGTGAAGAGCAGGCTTATAATGAGGGTCGGATTTTGGAAATTGAACTGTTAAAAAAAGAAGCGACAATTGTCACCAAAAGCAATGAGTCTATCGTGGGCATTGGTTCTAAGATTCAAATAAGCAATGGCATTAAAGAATCAATCTATTCTATTGTCGGCGCTAC